A single region of the Candidatus Micrarchaeia archaeon genome encodes:
- a CDS encoding pro-sigmaK processing inhibitor BofA family protein produces MIYLILISIIAIALLIIILKTSMNLIFKLMSNTILGFLFIILFRIFGIIIPINWVTLLITIVFGILGTGILGILTFLGII; encoded by the coding sequence ATGATATATCTAATATTAATTTCAATAATTGCAATTGCTCTTCTTATTATCATATTAAAGACTAGTATGAATTTAATATTCAAACTTATGTCTAATACAATATTAGGTTTTTTATTTATTATATTATTTAGAATATTTGGAATTATAATTCCTATAAACTGGGTTACTCTTTTAATTACTATAGTATTTGGTATTTTAGGAACAGGAATTCTAGGAATTCTTACCTTTTTAGGAATTATCTAA